One genomic region from Candidatus Nomurabacteria bacterium encodes:
- a CDS encoding DNA-directed RNA polymerase subunit beta, with the protein MAKTSAIASQKRTYFTQKNDILDLPNLVDHQNKSFQWFVEEGLGELLAEISPIDDYTGTKLSLSFKDYHFEDPKTTEAEARENNVSYEAPLKATVVLTNKVTGEVKEQEIYLGDYPWMTSRGTFVINGAERVVVSQLIRSAGVFFTAEQNTSGNLYGAKVIPGRGAWLEFETASNGAMYVKIDRKRKIAVTTLLRALGMTEAKIKEAFAHVDQGKINYIDATIDKDPARGTNEALIEVYRKLRPGDLATVDNARSLIENMFYNYKRFDFSRVGRYKINKRLDLKVPNTVENRVMRLEDLTAIIAEIIRLNNTQEPADDIDSLANRRVKLVGELVQRQFRIGLLRMERNTKDRMSMCEIETVTPGQLINARPIVAAVREFYASSQLSQFMDQINPLSELAAKRRLSSMGPGGLSRERAGFEVRDAHATHYGRICAVETPEGANIGLVLNLGLYAQINEYGFIETPYIKVINAVTAKDAPGHIASQDLEDESGKVLVKAGSKISEADAKKLANVKSKVTWPVKAKVTNKVIYLDASEEEQSVIAGSNEDVGDDGYFVNERVSARSHLVSGEVDADEVTHMDASKKQIIGSSAGLIPFIEKNFVYRSLMGSNQQRQAVPLVQPRRPIVGTGLEGVVASNTGQLVQAIEDGEVIKATADEVIVKYPKAGKVTYNPQHFVRSNEGSSINQKVVVETGDKLKKSDPIIEGMSIDGGELALGKDLIAAFMPWSGYNFEDAIIVSRKLVEDDTLTSIHIVDYMTEVRETKLGPEIVTRDIPNVSDEALRHLDDDGIVTIGADVHPGDILVGKITPKGEQELSSEERLLRAIFGEKAKDVRDTSQRMSNGKHGKVVGVKVFSRDNGHELKAGVIMQIQVFVAQMRKIAVGDKLGGRHGNKGVIARVLPVEDMPFMEDGTPIDIILNPLGVPSRMNIGQLFETHLGMAARALGLHVASPSFDGVSTEKIQDLLNDAGLPKDGKQQLYDGRTGEPFSERTTVGSMYMIKLNHMIVDKIHARSTGPYTMVTQQPLGGKAQNGGQRFGEMEVWALEAYGAASTLQEMLTIKSDDVYGRSKAYESIIKQTPIIGPKVPESFNVLVKELQGLGLKVDLLLPDKAVDAEDVLAENIKDEASHQSDVDVPTPEISDVDITAEDGVDEFDLLELDDQVHASVGANAVGSESAIDEEEKEAK; encoded by the coding sequence ATGGCAAAAACGTCTGCAATTGCGTCTCAAAAACGCACGTACTTTACACAAAAAAATGACATCTTGGATCTTCCAAATTTGGTTGATCATCAAAACAAATCTTTTCAATGGTTCGTTGAGGAAGGTCTTGGCGAACTGTTAGCCGAAATTAGTCCGATTGATGACTATACAGGCACAAAATTATCACTCAGCTTTAAAGATTATCACTTTGAAGATCCCAAAACTACCGAAGCAGAGGCGAGAGAGAACAACGTCTCTTATGAAGCACCGCTAAAGGCTACAGTTGTACTAACAAATAAAGTAACTGGGGAAGTTAAAGAGCAGGAGATCTATCTTGGCGATTATCCATGGATGACTTCACGTGGTACTTTTGTGATTAATGGTGCTGAAAGAGTAGTTGTGAGTCAGTTGATTCGTTCAGCAGGTGTTTTCTTTACGGCAGAGCAAAATACATCAGGTAATTTGTATGGTGCTAAAGTTATTCCTGGCAGAGGCGCTTGGCTTGAGTTTGAAACCGCCAGTAATGGCGCTATGTACGTAAAGATTGATCGAAAGCGTAAGATTGCTGTCACAACTTTGCTACGGGCGCTTGGAATGACAGAAGCAAAGATAAAAGAAGCATTTGCTCATGTTGACCAAGGGAAAATAAACTATATAGATGCAACTATTGATAAAGATCCAGCAAGAGGCACCAATGAGGCCTTGATTGAGGTCTATCGTAAGCTTCGACCTGGCGACTTAGCGACTGTAGATAATGCCAGAAGCTTAATTGAAAATATGTTCTATAACTATAAACGGTTTGATTTCAGTAGAGTTGGTCGTTATAAGATAAACAAGCGTTTAGATTTGAAAGTGCCAAATACTGTAGAAAATCGAGTCATGCGTCTAGAAGACTTGACGGCGATTATTGCTGAAATTATTAGGTTGAATAATACCCAGGAGCCAGCAGATGATATTGATTCATTAGCAAATCGACGAGTTAAATTGGTTGGCGAGCTAGTACAACGACAGTTTAGAATCGGCTTGCTTCGTATGGAGCGCAATACTAAAGATCGTATGAGTATGTGCGAAATAGAGACCGTCACACCAGGGCAATTAATTAATGCTCGTCCAATTGTGGCTGCGGTTCGTGAATTCTATGCAAGCTCACAGTTATCTCAGTTTATGGATCAGATTAACCCTTTGAGTGAATTGGCTGCAAAAAGACGACTAAGCTCGATGGGGCCAGGTGGTTTGTCGCGCGAACGCGCCGGGTTCGAAGTTCGTGACGCGCACGCTACACACTATGGTAGGATTTGTGCGGTAGAAACTCCAGAAGGTGCAAATATTGGGTTGGTGCTTAATCTAGGTTTATATGCCCAGATAAATGAGTATGGATTTATCGAAACACCATACATAAAGGTAATCAATGCTGTAACCGCTAAAGATGCGCCAGGACACATCGCTAGTCAAGATCTTGAGGATGAATCTGGCAAAGTTCTAGTCAAGGCCGGTAGTAAAATATCAGAGGCAGACGCCAAAAAGCTGGCAAATGTAAAATCTAAAGTGACATGGCCGGTTAAGGCTAAGGTTACAAACAAGGTTATTTACCTGGATGCATCAGAAGAAGAACAATCGGTTATCGCTGGGTCTAATGAAGACGTCGGCGATGACGGTTATTTTGTTAACGAACGTGTTTCGGCGCGTAGTCATCTAGTATCTGGAGAGGTTGATGCTGATGAGGTTACTCATATGGATGCATCAAAGAAACAAATCATCGGCTCGAGCGCTGGTTTGATTCCGTTTATCGAAAAGAACTTCGTGTATAGAAGTTTAATGGGCAGCAACCAACAGCGTCAAGCTGTGCCTTTGGTACAGCCTCGTCGTCCAATCGTTGGAACGGGGCTGGAAGGTGTTGTTGCTAGTAATACTGGTCAGCTAGTACAAGCCATTGAAGACGGTGAGGTTATTAAGGCTACAGCAGATGAAGTTATTGTTAAGTATCCAAAGGCTGGAAAAGTTACATACAACCCACAACATTTTGTACGTAGTAACGAAGGATCATCAATCAATCAAAAAGTCGTTGTTGAAACTGGTGACAAACTCAAGAAAAGCGACCCAATAATTGAGGGGATGTCTATCGATGGTGGCGAATTAGCTCTTGGTAAAGACTTGATTGCTGCCTTCATGCCGTGGTCTGGATATAACTTCGAAGATGCAATTATTGTTTCTCGTAAGCTAGTAGAAGACGATACTCTGACATCGATTCATATAGTCGACTACATGACGGAAGTCCGCGAGACAAAACTCGGCCCTGAAATCGTAACTCGTGATATTCCAAATGTTTCGGATGAGGCACTTAGACATCTTGATGATGACGGAATTGTAACAATTGGCGCCGATGTACACCCTGGAGATATCTTAGTAGGAAAAATTACACCTAAAGGTGAACAAGAGCTTTCTAGTGAAGAGCGCCTACTTCGGGCAATTTTCGGTGAAAAGGCTAAAGATGTGCGAGATACTTCTCAGCGAATGAGCAATGGTAAACACGGTAAAGTGGTTGGCGTTAAGGTATTTAGCCGTGATAATGGCCATGAGTTAAAGGCCGGTGTGATTATGCAAATTCAAGTGTTTGTAGCACAGATGCGCAAAATTGCAGTGGGTGATAAATTGGGTGGTCGGCACGGTAACAAAGGTGTAATTGCGAGAGTATTGCCTGTTGAGGATATGCCGTTTATGGAAGACGGAACTCCGATTGATATTATTTTGAATCCTTTGGGTGTCCCAAGTCGTATGAATATTGGGCAATTGTTTGAAACTCACCTTGGTATGGCGGCTCGTGCACTTGGTTTGCATGTTGCTTCTCCATCTTTCGATGGAGTATCGACAGAAAAGATTCAGGACTTACTTAATGATGCAGGATTGCCAAAAGATGGAAAACAACAGCTGTATGATGGGCGCACAGGTGAGCCATTTTCTGAACGGACCACTGTCGGAAGCATGTACATGATCAAGCTTAACCATATGATTGTTGACAAGATCCATGCTCGTTCAACCGGGCCATACACCATGGTGACACAACAGCCACTTGGCGGAAAGGCACAAAATGGTGGTCAGCGTTTTGGAGAAATGGAAGTTTGGGCACTAGAGGCTTATGGCGCAGCGAGTACTTTACAAGAAATGCTAACTATCAAGTCAGACGATGTTTATGGACGATCTAAGGCCTACGAATCAATAATTAAGCAAACACCTATTATTGGGCCAAAAGTTCCAGAAAGCTTTAACGTACTAGTTAAGGAGCTACAAGGTCTCGGTTTGAAAGTTGACTTATTGTTGCCAGATAAAGCCGTCGATGCCGAGGATGTTTTGGCTGAAAATATCAAAGATGAGGCTAGCCATCAATCGGATGTTGATGTTCCAACTCCTGAGATTTCTGATGTTGACATAACAGCTGAAGATGGTGTTGACGAATTCGATTTGCTTGAGCTTGATGACCAAGTTCATGCTAGCGTAGGAGCAAATGCAGTTGGTAGCGAATCTGCTATAGATGAAGAAGAAAAGGAGGCAAAATAA
- the rpoC gene encoding DNA-directed RNA polymerase subunit beta', which translates to MKRYSNGPTISDFDAVRLAVASGEDVLDWSYGEVTKPETINYRTQKPERDGLFCERIFGPVKDINPHDAKYKGVRSREAAVDKNGEIVTRSIVRRERMGHIALASPVAHIWFLRGTPSAVGLLLGMTVKNLERVTYFASFIVKSVDTAKRDQMLSDKEAEFVAAQEAIKARYESESKKDDANIKALAEMQTKELEEVAQAFEAYKAQVESLVKLGLLSENDYYNLPDELVDIIEVGMGGSAIKDLLEEIDLKELIKTLTEESDEAKGQRKKKLMKRLRLLESMDAANIKPSSMCISVLPVIPPDLRPMVQLTGGRFATSDMNDLYRRVINRNNRLKKLMDLNAPEVICRNEQRMLQEAVDALIDNGNARSGRAVAATGQRRRLKSLSDVLKGKQGRFRQNLLGKRVDYSGRSVIVAGPELSINECGLPKMMALELFKPFVIGSLIANDYAHNIRSATRMIEAGETPVWDALDEAIKGKYVLLNRAPSLHRLSVQAFQPILIEGKAIQLHPLVCKGFNADFDGDQMAVHLPLSDSAQKEAQEIMAANKNLLKPADGSPILHIEQDIVLGCYYLTYERPGTKKESMLLSDLAEAVMAFDAGKITLQSYVKLPFRGEIRSTTLGRLLFNEIFPEDFAFQNDTMTKKKLNTVLSEIYQIYGQAKTAEIADQLKFIGFEYATRSGLSLGMDDFRDVKGLDAIINEGDERTALISEQYEHGFISEEERYRHTVENWLKVDAKVQDTLSKQFADEDSAMATAVVSGARGNIGQVKNAVGMLGVSMDTTGRAIELPIKSGYKAGLTPLEYFTSTRGTRKTMIDTALKTADSGYLTRRLVDVAQDVFTIEDDSDQDDPGFALNRSDAEEIGTSYSSRLEGRFLAEDVISIAKKGELITKEIAQKIEDDKSLDGVRIMSALSALSAKGVPRKSYGLDPATGQLVSGHHPIGVIAAQSIGEPGTQLTLRSYHGGGSAAADDITQGLPRVEEIFEVRTPKGQAFLSDISGTVKAWEDGDHYVVEVKAKADEPVEYPLGERKAHIKNNADINIGDVIASEEEGANPLIAPVAGKAKVTKKSIFITPGEQSAIRYEIPGFKQLQVKDGDEVVAGQRLTNGSINLHELLRLQGVEATQRYIMNEILKIFASQGQDISDKHLEIIVRQMFSRVQIEDIGDSDFVTGDIASKIAVQDANEKLQASGKQPVQYSQLLLGITKASLSTESFLSAASFQDTTRVLISAATSGRVDKLYGLKENVILGRKIPVGTGYNSESSMDESQIQQEQTTAVA; encoded by the coding sequence ATGAAGCGTTACTCTAACGGACCAACTATTTCTGATTTTGACGCAGTTCGATTAGCTGTTGCAAGTGGCGAAGATGTTTTGGATTGGTCATATGGTGAGGTTACTAAACCAGAAACGATTAACTATAGGACTCAAAAACCTGAACGTGATGGCCTATTCTGTGAAAGAATCTTTGGTCCAGTAAAGGACATTAACCCTCATGATGCCAAATACAAAGGTGTTCGTTCGCGTGAGGCGGCAGTCGATAAGAATGGCGAAATCGTCACTAGGAGCATTGTGAGACGCGAAAGGATGGGGCATATTGCATTAGCTAGTCCTGTGGCACATATTTGGTTTTTGCGAGGAACTCCAAGCGCAGTAGGCTTGTTGCTTGGGATGACTGTTAAGAATCTTGAACGTGTTACCTATTTTGCAAGCTTTATTGTTAAGTCTGTTGATACCGCAAAGCGGGATCAAATGCTATCTGACAAAGAAGCAGAGTTTGTAGCTGCTCAAGAAGCTATAAAGGCAAGATATGAATCAGAATCCAAGAAGGACGATGCCAATATTAAGGCATTAGCTGAAATGCAGACCAAAGAACTTGAAGAAGTTGCACAGGCCTTTGAAGCCTATAAGGCTCAAGTCGAATCTCTTGTTAAGCTAGGTCTACTTAGTGAAAATGATTACTATAATTTGCCTGATGAGCTAGTAGATATTATCGAAGTTGGCATGGGTGGCTCAGCAATAAAAGACTTGCTTGAAGAAATTGATCTTAAAGAACTCATTAAAACTTTAACTGAAGAATCTGATGAGGCCAAAGGTCAACGAAAGAAGAAGTTGATGAAACGATTGCGACTTCTTGAGAGCATGGACGCCGCCAATATTAAACCTAGCTCCATGTGTATTTCGGTATTACCGGTTATTCCTCCGGATCTTAGGCCAATGGTTCAACTTACTGGTGGTCGATTTGCTACAAGTGATATGAACGACTTATATCGTCGGGTAATTAATCGTAATAACCGATTGAAAAAATTAATGGATCTGAACGCTCCGGAAGTGATTTGTCGGAATGAACAACGAATGCTTCAGGAAGCTGTAGATGCCCTGATTGATAACGGCAATGCCCGTTCAGGACGTGCCGTGGCTGCAACGGGTCAACGTCGTCGATTGAAGTCACTAAGTGATGTCCTAAAAGGAAAGCAAGGACGATTCCGTCAAAACTTACTCGGAAAGCGTGTTGATTACTCTGGCCGTTCAGTAATTGTTGCTGGACCAGAACTGTCAATTAATGAGTGTGGACTTCCAAAGATGATGGCCTTAGAGCTATTTAAGCCATTTGTAATTGGTAGTTTGATAGCTAATGATTATGCTCATAACATCCGTTCTGCGACTCGAATGATAGAAGCCGGAGAAACACCCGTTTGGGACGCACTCGATGAGGCTATTAAAGGTAAGTATGTCTTACTTAATCGTGCACCATCCTTGCACCGCTTAAGTGTTCAGGCCTTCCAGCCAATACTTATTGAGGGTAAGGCAATCCAGCTTCATCCTTTAGTGTGTAAAGGATTCAATGCTGACTTTGACGGAGACCAGATGGCAGTACACTTGCCTCTATCTGATTCTGCACAAAAAGAGGCTCAAGAAATTATGGCTGCTAATAAAAACCTGTTGAAGCCGGCAGATGGTTCACCGATATTACATATTGAACAAGATATAGTTTTGGGTTGTTATTACTTAACCTATGAACGACCTGGTACTAAGAAAGAATCGATGCTGCTTTCTGATCTTGCTGAAGCAGTCATGGCTTTTGATGCAGGTAAGATTACATTACAAAGCTACGTCAAACTTCCTTTTAGGGGCGAGATAAGATCAACAACTCTTGGTCGATTATTGTTTAACGAAATCTTCCCAGAAGATTTTGCATTCCAGAATGATACAATGACCAAAAAGAAGCTAAACACAGTTCTTTCGGAAATATATCAAATTTACGGTCAGGCAAAGACTGCAGAGATTGCTGATCAGCTTAAGTTTATTGGGTTTGAATATGCAACTAGGTCAGGCTTATCTCTTGGGATGGATGATTTCCGTGATGTTAAGGGACTAGATGCGATAATCAATGAAGGTGATGAACGAACGGCGCTAATTAGTGAACAATATGAACATGGCTTCATTTCAGAAGAAGAACGCTATCGACACACCGTCGAGAACTGGCTAAAGGTTGACGCAAAAGTACAAGATACTTTGAGTAAGCAATTTGCCGATGAAGATAGCGCTATGGCAACGGCAGTTGTGTCTGGTGCACGTGGAAACATCGGGCAAGTCAAGAATGCCGTGGGAATGCTTGGTGTCTCAATGGACACAACCGGGCGAGCAATCGAGTTACCTATTAAATCTGGATATAAAGCAGGCTTGACGCCGTTAGAGTACTTCACTTCTACTCGTGGTACACGAAAAACCATGATTGATACAGCTCTAAAGACAGCTGACTCAGGATACTTGACTCGTCGTTTAGTAGATGTTGCACAAGATGTGTTTACGATCGAAGATGATTCAGATCAAGACGACCCCGGATTCGCTTTGAATCGTTCAGATGCTGAAGAAATTGGAACTTCATACTCATCTCGACTTGAAGGGCGTTTCTTGGCGGAAGACGTTATCTCTATTGCCAAAAAGGGCGAATTAATCACTAAAGAAATTGCACAAAAGATTGAAGACGATAAATCATTGGATGGTGTGCGAATCATGAGTGCATTATCCGCTCTTTCAGCAAAAGGTGTGCCTCGTAAGTCATATGGGCTTGACCCAGCTACTGGCCAGCTAGTATCTGGTCATCATCCAATCGGAGTTATTGCTGCTCAATCTATTGGTGAACCAGGAACACAGCTAACCCTACGTTCATACCACGGTGGTGGTTCGGCTGCAGCTGATGATATTACTCAAGGTTTACCACGTGTAGAAGAGATTTTTGAAGTTAGAACACCAAAAGGACAAGCATTTCTTTCTGATATATCTGGCACAGTTAAAGCTTGGGAAGACGGCGATCACTACGTGGTAGAAGTGAAAGCTAAAGCTGACGAGCCGGTCGAGTATCCTCTCGGTGAACGAAAAGCTCATATTAAGAATAATGCTGATATCAACATTGGTGACGTTATAGCATCTGAAGAAGAAGGCGCAAATCCATTGATTGCTCCTGTTGCAGGTAAAGCAAAAGTTACTAAGAAGTCAATTTTCATTACTCCTGGTGAACAGTCAGCAATTCGTTATGAGATTCCTGGATTCAAGCAACTTCAGGTTAAAGATGGCGATGAAGTTGTTGCCGGACAAAGACTAACCAACGGTTCAATTAATTTGCATGAATTGTTAAGACTTCAGGGTGTTGAAGCGACACAACGTTATATAATGAACGAAATCTTGAAGATATTTGCTTCTCAGGGTCAAGACATCTCTGACAAACACCTTGAGATTATCGTTCGACAAATGTTTAGTCGAGTTCAAATCGAAGATATTGGTGACAGTGATTTTGTAACAGGCGACATTGCAAGTAAGATTGCCGTTCAGGATGCTAACGAAAAGCTTCAAGCCTCTGGTAAACAGCCTGTACAATATAGTCAGTTGTTGTTGGGAATCACTAAGGCATCCCTATCTACAGAGTCCTTCTTGAGCGCCGCGAGCTTCCAAGACACAACACGTGTATTGATTTCTGCCGCGACTAGTGGACGAGTCGATAAGCTGTATGGTCTGAAAGAGAATGTTATTTTGGGTCGTAAGATTCCTGTTGGTACAGGCTATAATTCTGAAAGTTCAATGGACGAGAGTCAGATACAACAAGAGCAAACTACTGCTGTGGCCTAG
- the rpsL gene encoding 30S ribosomal protein S12, with translation MPTINQLVRKPRAKVTKKSKSPALHRVVNNLKTTNYEKPSPFKRGVCVKVTTKTPKKPNSALRKVARVRLQNGHEVWAYIGGEGHNLQEHAVVMIRGGRVKDLPGVRYHIVRGALDLQGVENRKQGRSKYGTKKAGK, from the coding sequence ATGCCAACAATCAATCAATTAGTGCGCAAACCACGCGCCAAGGTGACCAAGAAATCGAAGTCGCCAGCTCTTCACCGTGTGGTGAATAATTTAAAAACAACGAATTACGAGAAACCATCACCGTTTAAGCGAGGTGTTTGTGTCAAGGTGACTACCAAGACACCAAAAAAACCAAACTCTGCGCTTCGAAAGGTTGCCCGTGTTCGTTTACAAAATGGTCATGAGGTTTGGGCTTATATCGGTGGCGAAGGTCATAACTTGCAAGAACACGCCGTAGTAATGATTAGGGGCGGTCGAGTAAAAGACCTTCCTGGTGTTCGTTACCATATTGTACGTGGTGCATTAGATTTACAAGGTGTAGAAAACCGTAAACAAGGTCGCTCAAAGTACGGTACCAAGAAAGCAGGTAAATAA
- the rpsG gene encoding 30S ribosomal protein S7 yields MPRKKTKSLVRDIQPDRLYNSVQVQKVINRVMLNGKKQIAERLVYGGMQKSADKLKVKNPLDVFEQALKNIQPSLETRSRRVGGANYQIPFEVKGQRQQHLTIMWFVQASRARSGISMEDRIALELVDAYNNTGSAVKKKEDTHKMAEANRAFAHFAR; encoded by the coding sequence ATGCCTAGGAAGAAAACTAAGAGTCTAGTTCGTGATATTCAGCCAGATCGGTTATATAACAGCGTTCAAGTTCAAAAAGTAATCAATAGAGTAATGCTTAATGGTAAGAAGCAAATTGCTGAAAGGCTAGTTTATGGTGGAATGCAAAAATCTGCCGATAAACTAAAGGTTAAAAATCCACTGGATGTTTTTGAGCAAGCATTGAAAAATATTCAGCCAAGTCTAGAAACTCGTTCTCGTCGTGTTGGTGGTGCTAATTATCAGATCCCTTTTGAGGTTAAAGGGCAACGTCAACAACATTTAACAATTATGTGGTTTGTTCAAGCTTCTCGTGCAAGAAGTGGTATAAGTATGGAAGACCGAATAGCGTTAGAGTTAGTCGATGCCTATAACAATACCGGCTCTGCAGTTAAGAAAAAAGAGGATACTCACAAAATGGCCGAAGCCAACCGTGCTTTTGCTCACTTTGCCAGGTAA
- the fusA gene encoding elongation factor G, with translation MAEKKIELSKYRNIGIIAHIDAGKTTTTEGILFRTGLKHKIGAVHEGETTTDWMTQERERGITITSAAVTCYWKDHKINIIDTPGHIDFTAEVERSLRVLDGAVTVFDGKMGVESQSETVWRQADKYGVPRLCFINKINQTGGDFYKSLDSIHNRLNKHAFPIHLPIGFEQSINGVVDLITMKAYTYKEFTDNELVEGEIPEDMLDKAKKYRSLLIENAVAEDEVMLEKFFEVGEEGLSVEEIKQAVRTAVLTGKFYAVTGGDGRGVIVEKLLDAVNDFLPSPVDRGSVWGTHPKTDEELERKPEETGAMAGIAFKIATDPFVGKLCFVRVYSGKLEAGSYVFNSSTGQKERIGRLVRMQADKREDITEVSAGDIAAIVGLKGTTTGNTLCDQNNPVILESITFPEPPVSIAIEPKTKSDQEKMSLALQRLAEEDPTFRVHVDDDTGQTIISGMGELHLEILVDRMKLEFSVEANIGQPQVAYRETIRKDAVEVEGKFVRQSGGRGQYGHVWLRLSQNEAGKGFEFINSIKGGVVPAEYINPVKAGIEEAMANGVLAGYPVVDIKAELYDGSYHDVDSSEMAFKIAGSMALQQGVKQANPVLLEPIMKVVVVTPEEFMGDVIGDLNSKRGRIESMEDLTTGIKEITSFVPLGEMFGYTTNLRSMTQGRASSSMELDHYADVPGHVAEAIVAKNSK, from the coding sequence ATGGCAGAGAAAAAGATAGAACTAAGTAAATATAGAAACATCGGTATTATTGCTCATATTGATGCCGGCAAAACTACCACCACAGAAGGAATTTTGTTTCGAACAGGTTTGAAGCACAAAATTGGGGCCGTCCATGAAGGCGAGACAACTACCGACTGGATGACCCAAGAACGCGAGCGAGGCATAACAATTACATCCGCTGCGGTCACTTGTTACTGGAAGGATCATAAGATTAACATCATTGATACCCCAGGACACATCGATTTTACGGCAGAAGTGGAACGTTCATTACGCGTACTAGATGGTGCTGTTACCGTATTTGACGGCAAAATGGGTGTAGAGAGTCAGTCAGAAACTGTCTGGCGTCAGGCCGATAAGTATGGTGTACCACGTCTTTGTTTTATTAATAAGATTAATCAAACAGGTGGTGACTTTTATAAGAGTTTGGATAGTATTCATAATCGTCTTAACAAACATGCCTTCCCAATTCATTTACCAATCGGTTTTGAACAAAGTATCAACGGTGTAGTTGACTTGATTACTATGAAGGCCTACACCTATAAAGAATTTACAGATAATGAATTGGTTGAGGGTGAGATACCAGAAGATATGCTTGATAAAGCCAAGAAGTATCGTAGTTTGTTGATCGAAAATGCTGTAGCCGAAGATGAGGTAATGCTAGAGAAGTTCTTTGAAGTCGGCGAAGAAGGACTGAGTGTCGAAGAAATTAAGCAAGCCGTCCGAACTGCAGTATTAACGGGTAAGTTTTATGCCGTTACCGGTGGTGATGGTCGTGGCGTGATTGTTGAAAAACTACTCGATGCTGTTAATGACTTTTTACCATCGCCTGTAGATCGTGGTTCAGTTTGGGGTACTCACCCTAAGACCGACGAGGAGCTAGAGCGAAAACCAGAAGAAACTGGAGCTATGGCCGGAATCGCCTTTAAGATTGCTACTGACCCATTTGTTGGTAAGCTTTGTTTCGTACGCGTGTACTCAGGAAAACTAGAGGCGGGATCGTATGTATTCAACAGTTCAACAGGGCAAAAAGAACGTATTGGCCGACTTGTGCGAATGCAAGCTGACAAAAGAGAAGACATTACCGAAGTCTCTGCAGGAGATATTGCTGCCATTGTTGGCCTAAAAGGTACTACTACCGGAAATACTCTTTGTGATCAAAACAACCCAGTCATCCTAGAGTCTATTACCTTCCCAGAGCCACCTGTGTCGATTGCCATTGAACCAAAGACAAAGAGTGACCAAGAAAAGATGAGCCTAGCTCTTCAACGATTGGCGGAAGAAGATCCAACCTTTAGGGTTCATGTTGATGATGATACTGGACAGACAATTATTAGTGGTATGGGCGAGCTACATCTTGAAATTCTAGTTGATCGAATGAAGCTTGAATTTAGTGTAGAAGCAAATATTGGTCAACCACAAGTGGCCTACCGCGAAACAATCCGTAAAGATGCCGTTGAGGTTGAAGGAAAATTTGTCCGACAAAGTGGTGGACGTGGTCAATATGGACACGTTTGGTTACGTTTGTCGCAGAATGAAGCTGGTAAAGGATTTGAATTCATTAACTCTATTAAGGGTGGCGTTGTGCCTGCAGAGTACATCAACCCAGTTAAGGCGGGTATTGAAGAAGCAATGGCTAACGGTGTATTGGCGGGTTATCCAGTTGTAGATATCAAGGCAGAACTTTACGACGGTAGCTACCACGATGTTGACTCTAGCGAAATGGCCTTCAAAATTGCAGGTTCAATGGCGCTACAACAAGGAGTTAAGCAAGCAAATCCGGTACTACTAGAGCCAATAATGAAAGTCGTCGTAGTTACTCCAGAAGAATTTATGGGTGACGTGATTGGTGACTTAAACAGTAAGCGTGGCCGTATTGAATCTATGGAAGACCTAACGACCGGCATTAAAGAAATCACATCATTCGTGCCTCTTGGAGAGATGTTTGGATATACAACAAACCTTCGTTCAATGACTCAAGGTCGCGCAAGTTCAAGCATGGAACTTGATCATTATGCCGATGTTCCAGGCCATGTCGCCGAGGCTATTGTTGCAAAAAATAGCAAATAA